A region of Catenibacterium mitsuokai DNA encodes the following proteins:
- the hflX gene encoding GTPase HflX: MKAILVMTSDNPFYIDELKSLCIACDIEVEDVVIQKLEKINPATYIGKGKIEEIRLRLDGEMVIFDDELSPLQVKNLTDQLQTEVTDRTDLILRIFEQRAQTKEAKLQVEIARDQYLLPRLAGMQEHMSHQQGGSGFRGSGEKQIELDRRIISRKLSRSRKELAQIVKQRQTQRERRKRNNVPVIALVGYTNSGKSTLLNTLCQNKEKKVFEKDMLFATLQTSTRNIKIKNHTCLLTDTVGFIERLPHNLIQAFRSTLEEVKEADLLLHVVDSSFEDYQLQVDTTNKVLEELGVENTPMIYVYNKVDLNKYGYVHPVAPYVFISAKEKIGLDLLEDEISHILFKDYETFQLGIPYDKGEDFKYLYEHTYVEQVDYRDDYIYLQIEAKRQDIKDYLMYILLN, encoded by the coding sequence ATGAAAGCTATATTAGTTATGACATCGGACAATCCCTTCTACATAGATGAACTCAAATCATTATGTATTGCATGTGATATTGAAGTAGAAGATGTTGTTATTCAGAAATTAGAAAAAATTAATCCTGCCACTTATATTGGTAAAGGTAAAATAGAAGAAATCAGATTAAGATTAGATGGAGAAATGGTTATCTTTGATGATGAACTATCGCCATTACAGGTAAAGAACCTTACTGATCAATTACAAACAGAAGTAACAGATCGTACAGATTTAATTCTTCGTATATTTGAACAGCGTGCACAGACAAAAGAAGCAAAATTACAGGTAGAAATAGCCAGAGACCAATATTTATTACCAAGACTTGCGGGAATGCAGGAACATATGTCACATCAGCAAGGTGGTTCTGGGTTTAGAGGATCTGGTGAAAAACAGATTGAGTTAGATCGTCGTATTATCTCTAGAAAGTTGTCCCGTTCTAGAAAAGAACTGGCACAGATTGTAAAACAAAGACAAACACAAAGAGAAAGACGTAAACGTAATAATGTCCCTGTGATTGCCTTGGTCGGTTATACAAATAGTGGAAAGTCTACTTTGCTTAATACTTTATGTCAGAATAAAGAGAAAAAAGTATTTGAGAAGGATATGTTATTTGCAACATTACAGACTTCTACTAGAAATATAAAGATTAAGAATCATACATGCTTGCTTACTGATACAGTTGGTTTTATTGAACGTTTACCACACAATCTGATTCAGGCATTCCGTTCCACTTTAGAAGAAGTGAAAGAAGCAGATTTATTACTCCATGTTGTTGATTCAAGTTTTGAAGATTATCAATTACAGGTTGATACAACCAATAAGGTATTAGAAGAATTAGGTGTTGAAAATACACCTATGATCTATGTGTACAACAAGGTTGATTTAAATAAGTATGGTTATGTACATCCTGTAGCTCCCTATGTTTTTATATCTGCGAAGGAAAAGATTGGTTTAGACTTGTTAGAAGATGAAATAAGTCATATCCTCTTTAAGGATTATGAAACTTTCCAATTAGGTATTCCTTATGATAAGGGGGAAGATTTCAAATATCTCTATGAGCATACCTATGTGGAACAGGTTGACTATCGCGATGATTATATCTATTTACAGATAGAAGCTAAAAGACAGGATATTAAAGACTATCTTATGTACATCCTTTTAAATTAA
- a CDS encoding glycoside hydrolase family 1 protein, with amino-acid sequence MERKMPKDFYWGGSVSSFQTEGHRNEGGKGVCIYDVRPMNPEFSDWNDAIDEYTRYDEDIALMKGMGFNFYRFSICWSRIIPNGTLDEPVNEEGVKFYSDLIDKLLAAGIEPMITLVHFDMPYHLVKNYNGFASRYVVDCFERYAKVCIERFGDRVKHWMSFNEQNLHSMMLRVSNAEEIPEGVSLPKHLYQVNHNVMMAHCKAVRALREMQLDAKFCGMGAITNIYAYDNSPENNLFASQAYNLLNGYLVDTFAQGKYPDYWNAYLENRGWMPTFEEGDEELLKYTVDYIAFSYYRSNTVKTGVFDYERPACDCVNEQQIQNPHCEANEWHWEIDPVGFRWTLNDLHHRTGLPVFVLENGIGWREDMTQEEVDKMLAEGRTIEDDYRINYHRDHIREMENAMFEDGVDCLGYITWGPIDILASMCNMDKRYGFVYVNRTNKDLRDMKRIPKKSYNYIKKVFESNGADLD; translated from the coding sequence ATGGAAAGAAAAATGCCAAAAGATTTTTACTGGGGTGGTTCAGTATCATCATTCCAGACTGAAGGACACAGAAATGAAGGGGGAAAGGGTGTTTGTATCTATGACGTAAGACCTATGAACCCTGAATTCTCTGACTGGAACGATGCAATTGATGAATACACTCGTTATGATGAAGATATTGCTTTAATGAAAGGTATGGGATTCAACTTCTATCGTTTCTCAATCTGCTGGAGCCGTATCATTCCTAATGGTACATTAGATGAACCAGTAAACGAAGAAGGTGTAAAGTTCTACAGTGATTTAATTGATAAGCTACTTGCTGCAGGCATTGAACCAATGATCACTTTAGTACATTTCGATATGCCTTATCATCTTGTAAAGAACTACAATGGTTTTGCTTCAAGATATGTTGTAGACTGTTTTGAAAGATATGCAAAAGTTTGTATTGAAAGATTCGGTGATAGAGTGAAACATTGGATGTCATTCAATGAACAGAACCTTCATTCAATGATGTTAAGAGTTTCTAACGCTGAAGAAATTCCTGAAGGTGTAAGTCTTCCTAAACATTTATATCAGGTAAACCACAATGTTATGATGGCTCATTGTAAAGCAGTACGTGCTTTAAGAGAAATGCAGCTAGATGCTAAGTTCTGTGGTATGGGTGCCATCACTAATATTTATGCTTATGATAATAGCCCAGAAAATAATTTATTCGCCTCTCAGGCTTATAACTTATTAAATGGTTATCTTGTTGATACATTTGCACAGGGTAAATATCCTGATTACTGGAATGCTTACTTAGAAAATCGTGGATGGATGCCTACATTTGAAGAAGGCGATGAAGAACTATTAAAATATACTGTAGACTATATCGCATTCTCTTATTATCGTTCTAATACAGTTAAGACTGGTGTCTTTGATTATGAAAGACCCGCTTGTGACTGTGTGAATGAACAGCAGATCCAGAATCCTCATTGTGAAGCCAATGAATGGCATTGGGAAATCGATCCAGTTGGATTCAGATGGACTTTAAATGATTTACATCATAGAACAGGTTTACCAGTATTCGTACTTGAAAATGGTATTGGATGGCGTGAAGATATGACTCAGGAAGAAGTAGACAAAATGCTTGCTGAAGGTCGTACAATCGAAGATGATTATCGTATTAATTATCATAGAGACCATATTCGTGAAATGGAAAACGCAATGTTTGAAGATGGTGTAGACTGCTTAGGTTATATTACTTGGGGACCAATCGATATCCTAGCTAGTATGTGTAATATGGATAAGCGTTATGGATTTGTTTATGTTAATAGAACAAATAAAGATTTAAGAGATATGAAACGTATTCCAAAGAAATCTTATAATTATATCAAGAAAGTATTTGAATCTAACGGTGCTGATTTAGACTAA
- the rsxC gene encoding electron transport complex subunit RsxC — protein sequence MITFRGGVHPYDGKEYTKDKQIEKLEASQEVVFLMKQHIGAPSIPVVKVKDEVHVGTLIAQAGGYVSANIMSSVSGIVKRIEKRQDASGHYQDAVVIENDGNYTSDYEAHENNIDTLTFEEKIEKVKNAGVVGLGGAGFPTHVKLNVKEPEKIEYVIVNGAECEPYLTSDYRLMLERSKELIEGLKIMLTLYPHAVGYIGIEDNKKEAIHTLEKLCEHEERISVKVLKTKYPQGGERMLIEALTGRRLNSKMLPLDVGCIVDNVATVLAIRDAIKYDRPLISTVMTLTGEGVNTPCNVEVPVGTDFQFIVESRGGLKENVEKIISGGPMMGSSLISLHIPAIKTSSSILAFTHDEVALNTPTACIRCGRCIDACPSHLIPQKLNQASLKNDINTFIQLNGMECIECGCCSYVCPAKRNMTQAIRKCKSIVASLKRK from the coding sequence ATGATTACTTTTAGAGGTGGCGTCCATCCCTATGATGGAAAAGAATATACGAAAGATAAACAAATAGAAAAATTAGAAGCCAGTCAGGAGGTTGTTTTTTTAATGAAACAGCATATTGGTGCACCAAGTATTCCTGTAGTAAAGGTTAAAGATGAAGTGCATGTAGGTACATTGATTGCTCAGGCGGGTGGTTATGTATCAGCCAATATAATGTCTTCTGTCTCTGGTATTGTGAAACGTATTGAAAAAAGACAGGATGCATCAGGTCATTATCAGGATGCAGTCGTTATAGAAAATGATGGAAATTATACATCGGATTATGAGGCACATGAAAATAATATCGATACACTTACTTTTGAAGAAAAGATAGAAAAAGTAAAAAATGCAGGTGTAGTTGGCCTAGGTGGGGCAGGGTTCCCAACACATGTGAAGCTCAATGTAAAAGAACCAGAAAAAATAGAATATGTTATTGTGAATGGAGCTGAGTGTGAGCCTTATCTTACATCTGACTATCGTTTGATGCTTGAAAGATCTAAAGAACTGATTGAAGGATTAAAGATCATGTTAACTCTTTATCCTCATGCTGTTGGCTATATTGGAATCGAAGATAATAAGAAAGAAGCGATTCATACATTAGAAAAACTATGCGAACATGAAGAAAGAATAAGCGTTAAAGTATTGAAGACCAAATATCCACAGGGTGGAGAAAGAATGTTGATAGAAGCATTGACTGGAAGAAGACTCAATTCAAAGATGCTTCCTCTTGATGTGGGTTGTATTGTAGATAATGTGGCCACAGTTCTTGCGATTAGAGATGCGATTAAATATGATCGTCCTTTAATTTCTACAGTCATGACTCTTACAGGAGAAGGAGTAAATACTCCTTGTAATGTAGAGGTTCCTGTAGGAACTGATTTCCAGTTTATTGTTGAATCGCGTGGCGGTTTGAAAGAGAATGTAGAGAAAATCATCAGTGGAGGTCCAATGATGGGTAGTTCACTTATTTCTCTTCATATTCCTGCAATAAAGACAAGCAGTTCTATTCTTGCTTTTACTCATGATGAAGTGGCATTAAATACGCCTACAGCTTGTATTAGATGTGGACGCTGTATAGATGCCTGTCCAAGTCATCTCATTCCTCAAAAGCTAAATCAAGCTTCTTTGAAGAATGATATCAATACATTCATACAACTGAATGGTATGGAATGTATAGAATGTGGATGCTGCAGTTATGTATGTCCTGCAAAAAGAAATATGACACAGGCTATTAGAAAATGTAAGTCAATTGTTGCATCTCTTAAAAGAAAGTAG